Part of the Triticum urartu cultivar G1812 chromosome 2, Tu2.1, whole genome shotgun sequence genome, CTTTAAACTTCTGCTGCTTTTAATGATTGTACTAAAGATGCTTTAGACTTTGTTCGGTTACACCTCCTCACAGGGGGATTGGGGTGGATTGGAGGAGGTTTTGACTTGTAGAGGGTGTAATCCCTGCCAATCCCTGCCAAACCCCTCCATTTTCCCTGTCAACCGAACAGGCCCTTCGTGTCAGCATTGAATATCCAAGAGGATGATGATTTCATATTTGTCGCCCCAGTCTTAGGGTCTGCTTTGGTGTACCTGTGCTGATTGACTTCTGAATCTGACTCTGTAAATGAAAATTTTGATATTCCTTCAAAATTGTGATTGCTTTATGTCCTCATAAGCTGGTATGTGTTTGTGTCATGTGCTTTGGACGAGGAGCTTGTTGAGATTTTCTTGTGTCATCTTGTTATATTTTACTCTGATGCCAAGGAAGCACTCTTACTATCTGCTTTGTTTAGCCACCTTAATTTCCCTTGATATCCGTTAGTTTTATTTTACTTGCCTTGCTGTTTGTTCTGAGTAAGATGATTTTTTTTACTGTGCAGCCGTGCCTTCCAGAGGTTTGCTGTGAGGACCAACAAGACTTTCGAGAATCTCTCATCTAGAGGTAATGTTGCTCATTTAATGTTTCACCAATTTCGGTTGAATATCAGTTCGAGAATTTCTTGGCAGAATATTCGCATCACTGGTTTCTATAGTGAATTTGTATATGAAGTCATTTTCTCTGTGATAGGATATTTGTATACTAAATTAATTTCATTTTTTTCTCCctttgtaaagaaatataagaccGTTTAGATCATTACTTTGTGTTTCAtttaaacgctcttatatttctttacagagggagtatttttcATCGTTGTGGCATCACCAGTTCACCACATTATTTGAATATGTGGGTTCGATTTTAATGCCTTATTTGTGCTACCATTAATCTGGTAATTTTTGCTTCTCACTCGACAGTTAAACAAGTGAGGGAGGAGGTGTCAGAGCAAATTAGGGATCCTCATGGGCATGATAATGTGAGTTAAACCAAACCTTGACGTGGTTCACTGTTGTGGTTGTTTGAAATGCTGCAGGTGACTGAATAGATCTTTGTTTGCAGGGCTTCAAGCAGTGATGCTGACTCCTAGGCGTGCATCAAGTTGCTAGCTGTACAATCCTGCTATCAGCGTTCCCGGTCATATCCTAGTTTTCGATGCCATCCTCAAGTGGCCATTGTATAAAATCTGAATCCAAATGATCTTATTTTCTATTTAGAATGTTTTTCTTAGAAAGAACTAGACGCAGAGCATTATTCTACTCCTTGGCTGAGCCTCAGTTCTACAAATTTCTATGCTGGAACAAATTACTATGTAGCCTCCCGGAACAAATTCTACAGAGGGATTCTCCTTGGCTGAGCCTCAGTTCTACAAATTTATATGCTTTGTTTTATGACTAGTTTTTGCGGTCTGTCTGTTGTTATGTCCTTGGCTGCCAAATCTATATAACAATGACTATGTTGATATCCAGGAAATATCATCGTGTTCATTTTGGCATTTGTTCATCTGATCAGTTTAAATGTAGAAGCTTAGACATTTTTGGTTGGCGTACAAACAACTGGAAGCTATATTTTACTCCATCTGTATCAAAATTTAAGATGTTTTTTGACACTACAACAATGTTTAGAAAGGGTCTGAGGGAGCAATTCATTACCTAAATTCCATACATTTAAGTGGGATTCTTCTATGGTTTTTCTTTTGTTTGCGGTGTTCGCAACATTTATGAAGGTTGCTGTTTGCAACCCGGATCAGCACTGCTAATTGTTCCGAAGAAATCCTCACCTGGTTTTGCTAACTCTACAATGGTGGCTCACGTGCCTTTCTTTGATATTTACAAATCCATTCTCTCCTCCCTTCCTTTCTCCTACAGTTTGGTGAGGTGAGGGAGGGGTACTCGTTCTCCTGTTtattactactccctccgttcggaattacttgtctcggatatggatgtatctagaactaaaatacatctagatacatccatttttgcgacaagtaattccgaacggagggagtacttcgtTGCACAATGTTAGACATTTTTGCAAGCGATGTTAGCTTGTAAAAACATTTTATATtataggacggagggagtagtaaagtTAATTAGTACTT contains:
- the LOC125533715 gene encoding uncharacterized protein LOC125533715, translated to MACGGGGGIFSRALGYVVNEFLVQGLANNRAFQRFAVRTNKTFENLSSRVKQVREEVSEQIRDPHGHDNGFKQ